The genomic stretch AGCAACTTCCAGAATTGAATGAAAGAAGTTTACAATTCAAGACTACTGTGGATTTTTTCCCAGAGTTAATACCTACATTGGTAGATGaaaatgaaattgtatataaCATTGAAAGTGGATTTTATTCCAATGGACATGGTTACATTTTGTTCATGTGCAATATTCAAGGTTTCCATAGGTGGAAAAGACATTGATTTAAATTCTATACATATAGACAAATGTTTCAAGTTCACTGAAGAAAGCATAAAAAATGTTATGCATATtgtgaaacaaattaatttatgcaacggaataaaatatgataaaaaaatgaCAGTTGGAAATGCAGTGTCTTAGAGCAATGgaaataccatgaacaaattGAATGCTCAAGACAATTAAgatcatttaaatgtttaaaaattgtaCAAAtgaacactgttattaaagcatgTAGAATTTGCCAAAAAATGAGGGTTAATGCCATTAGAGAAAAGGAAAATATTAATCCTAATGAATCTGAGGTTTCATGTCAATCCATTAACCCTCATAAATGTGGAGTTTCATCTGGATCTATTAACCCTAACGAATGTGCAGTTTCATCAGGATATGTCTCTATTGAAGACATAAAGAAAATATTTCCGCAAGCACCAAATGAAATGTAACTAATGCTTGTAGAACAGTCAAAAAATATAAGTAGACATCCAAATGGCAGACGCTGGTCAAAAGATTTCATTTCTACATGTCTGCAATTATTCAATAGAAGCCCAAAGGCATATGAACTCCTTGAACAAAGTAAAATATTGCTGTTACCATCCAAATCAGTACTTATTTTGTACAAGAATGCCATTAAACAAGATGCTGGATTTgatgatgcatgttttgaatggATGCACGAAGAAGCCTTGAAAAATGGAATGGATGAAGAACATTGTGTTGGGGGGTTAATATTCGATGAAATGACAATACAGACAGacattcattttgaaaataaCGGGGGACTACTTGAAATGACTGGATTTACGGACATAGGACAGGAAGGTGACATTTGCAATAAACTTAGAAATGGAAACTGTGACAAATTAATGGGaacacatatattgcaattattatttttggGTTTAAATGGCTTTAGATTCCCATTTGCTCACTTTGTTACAAAAGGAATTCAGGCTTCAGAATTATATGGTTTGTTCTGGAAAGCCATAAGATTGTTGTATACATATGGTTTTAAAGTATTGTATACATGCATGGATGGAGCCCAGTGTAATAGGACAtttttacatgtatgtttagGTGACAATCCGGCAagttttatttcatcaaatccaTGCTACAATTTTCCTGTAGTTTTCATTATGGATATTtcacatgtattaaaaaaaattagaaatAACATACTAAAAAGTGGAAATTCCAAAGGCAGTACAAGACTTTTAACCCTACCAGATAAAAGTGAAATCCACTGGCAAATGTTCACTGACTATTATGCTTGGGATCAACAAAATGCATTGCAGTTACATAGAAAACTTACATCAGAACATTTTCATATGGATAATCAACTAAAAATGAGAAATTCTTTGGCTGAAGATCTTTTATCATCCGAAATGTGCCATTGTTTTACATTGTATAAAAATGCTTTAGGTGAAAAGGGAAAAATACTCAATGGTGTTATTGAACTACTCCAACAGACTTCAAAAATGGTGGAAATTTTTAGAGACAAAATGCCTATTTCAAATAAAAGTGATAAACGtttactcaaaattaaagaagTAGATGTTTGGTTTGTGCAATGGGAAAACGGTATATTAAATGACACAGATAttgccaaaaataaaaaaatgaaatgcttGATGTCTAAGCAATGTATGGAAGACATTCATTCCTGTTTACAAGGATTTCTTGAATTAACTGAtaatgtttttgctttgaaaacaaacattcCAATAACACCAGCCATGATCAATTCAGATGtgattgaaaatgtattttgccAACAACGTGCAACATACAATGGTGCAAATGCCAATCCATCTGCGTACCAatacaaacattcaattaatagCATTTTATTGGGAGAACAAAAAATTTCCAAAAAGGCCAATGCTGCTATGAATGCTGAACCAGCAACACCACTATTCAACATAAGCATGCCCAGTAATAATAAGAAAAGGCGAACAACTTGTCCAAAAAAATCATCTTAAAAGGCTGATGAATGTACGCATTAACAAAGGtacattaattataatttgtgGGTTTGTGAGGCTCATATTAACcatcatattaaaacatattaattaccTTTCAGTATAAGTTGGTACATTTGGTGGTTGATGATATGCATCCATTGGTGTATGTTGCTCACCACACGCCATACTGAAAGTAATGTCGAATATATAAGCTTAAATGcaaataatgtattaaaaaattacaatattaatgtgtttttaaaataaaacgttatattatttcatatatattaagcATTTGTGCAAAATTTCAACACATTacatgctgttgaatagtttaaaagtAAGGAATCATGTaaagtgtattattttttgtttctttattgtatataaatatacgcGTCTACTCAGCAGAAAGATaagttttacaacatttattataaagAAGTATTGAAATGACATGCACGAAATAAAGTCAATGAAACGTTAAAGCTGTGAATGTGCAATGAGCACATCCTGACACAAGAGCCCGATTAAATTAGAGACACACCCTGGGTGCCTACAAATCTACAGTACTatgaattttacaatttaatatgttaaaattgctttaaaataataaGATGTATGAATACATCTGAATATTTTAAAGCAATGTTAACGTATCAAATTGTAAAATTCAtactatacatgtattttttatttttttttaaatatgacattttataTTACTCAATGTTTTCGTCTTCCTACAGCATGACAGGTCTTCTTGTGGTTCGAACCCTGCACCATTCATGATGTCTGTTACTTCTTTTGTAGGCTTCAGCAAGTAACGCGGATGGAAGTTGACAACACGCAACCCTTCTACACTTCTCACTCTAGAAATTGCCACGCCTAACTGCCCAGGTTGAAATATGGAG from Dreissena polymorpha isolate Duluth1 chromosome 10, UMN_Dpol_1.0, whole genome shotgun sequence encodes the following:
- the LOC127848653 gene encoding uncharacterized protein LOC127848653; amino-acid sequence: MLVEQSKNISRHPNGRRWSKDFISTCLQLFNRSPKAYELLEQSKILLLPSKSVLILYKNAIKQDAGFDDACFEWMHEEALKNGMDEEHCVGGLIFDEMTIQTDIHFENNGGLLEMTGFTDIGQEGDICNKLRNGNCDKLMGTHILQLLFLGLNGFRFPFAHFVTKGIQASELYGLFWKAIRLLYTYGFKVLYTCMDGAQCNRTFLHVCLGDNPASFISSNPCYNFPVVFIMDISHVLKKIRNNILKSGNSKGSTRLLTLPDKSEIHWQMFTDYYAWDQQNALQLHRKLTSEHFHMDNQLKMRNSLAEDLLSSEMCHCFTLYKNALGEKGKILNGVIELLQQTSKMVEIFRDKMPISNKSDKRLLKIKEVDVWFVQWENGILNDTDIAKNKKMKCLMSKQCMEDIHSCLQGFLELTDNVFALKTNIPITPAMINSDVIENVFCQQRATYNGANANPSAYQYKHSINSILLGEQKISKKANAAMNAEPATPLFNISMPSNNKKRRTTCPKKSS